From the genome of Amycolatopsis sp. NBC_01488, one region includes:
- a CDS encoding carbohydrate ABC transporter permease produces the protein MKTSSWPRTVFGVLIVAVLLFPLYWMVNASLQPSGALLRPDPAFFPVDGTLDGYRKALASQGPHLLSSVVVALGTVLVSLAIAAPASYALAQLKVRGGPVLVFVLLIVQMIPGIVMANALYTVFSNLGLIDNYLGLVLADSTATIPFAVLLLRAFMISVPKELTEASRVDGAGYWRTFCSIILPISRNALVTAGLFAFLFAWADFLFAVTLTTGQSFEPITVGIYRFVGNQSADWNGIMATAVLAAIPAAVLLVVAQRYVVAGLTSGAVKD, from the coding sequence ATGAAGACCTCGTCCTGGCCGCGCACGGTCTTCGGCGTGCTGATCGTCGCGGTGCTGCTGTTCCCGCTGTACTGGATGGTCAACGCCTCGCTGCAGCCCAGCGGCGCGCTCCTGCGGCCCGACCCGGCGTTCTTCCCCGTGGACGGGACGCTCGACGGCTACCGGAAAGCCCTCGCGTCGCAGGGGCCGCACCTGCTCTCCAGCGTCGTCGTCGCGCTCGGCACCGTGCTCGTGTCGCTGGCGATCGCCGCGCCGGCGTCGTACGCGCTGGCGCAGCTCAAGGTCCGCGGCGGCCCGGTGCTGGTGTTCGTGCTGCTCATCGTGCAGATGATCCCCGGCATCGTGATGGCGAACGCGCTCTACACGGTGTTCAGCAACCTCGGCCTGATCGACAACTACCTCGGGCTGGTGCTCGCGGACTCGACCGCGACCATCCCGTTCGCCGTGCTCCTGCTGCGCGCCTTCATGATCTCCGTGCCGAAGGAGCTGACCGAAGCGTCCCGAGTGGACGGTGCCGGGTACTGGCGGACGTTCTGCTCGATCATCCTGCCGATCAGCCGCAACGCGCTGGTCACCGCGGGCCTGTTCGCGTTCCTGTTCGCCTGGGCGGACTTCCTGTTCGCCGTCACGCTCACCACCGGGCAGTCGTTCGAGCCCATCACGGTCGGCATCTACCGGTTCGTCGGCAACCAGTCCGCCGACTGGAACGGGATCATGGCCACCGCCGTCCTCGCCGCGATCCCCGCGGCCGTCCTGCTCGTCGTCGCCCAGCGGTACGTCGTCGCCGGGCTGACCAGCGGCGCCGTCAAAGACTAA
- a CDS encoding carbohydrate ABC transporter permease, with product MTLVAPAVAAPPRAGRKPRRGTRFAAWAFLLPALAYIVVFFGYPLAANLVMSTQNYTVKSFYTGEAPFVGLANYAAVFDNPLFGTAALNTVLFTAGSLVFQFGIGLALAVFFNGRFLGSSLLRSLLLLPWLLPLVVSGAVWRWMFDQDHGVLNAALRFAGLDAVPWLSSTSWALPAVILTNIWIGIPFNLVILHGGLRAIPASLYEAASLDGAGAWQRFRHVTWPLLRPVTGIVLMLGLVYTIKVFDVIMVVTGGGPANATQTLTTWSYRLSFQDFAFGQGAAVGNVLILVATLFGLLYLRSAKATLAEAAA from the coding sequence GTGACGCTGGTCGCCCCGGCCGTCGCGGCACCGCCCCGCGCCGGCCGGAAACCCCGGCGCGGCACCCGGTTCGCCGCGTGGGCGTTCCTGCTGCCCGCGCTGGCCTACATCGTGGTGTTCTTCGGCTACCCGCTGGCCGCGAACCTCGTGATGAGCACGCAGAACTACACGGTGAAGTCGTTCTACACCGGCGAAGCACCCTTCGTCGGCCTCGCCAACTACGCGGCCGTGTTCGACAACCCGTTGTTCGGCACAGCGGCGCTCAACACGGTGTTGTTCACCGCCGGCTCGCTCGTCTTCCAGTTCGGCATCGGGCTGGCGCTGGCGGTGTTCTTCAACGGCCGGTTCCTCGGCAGCTCACTGCTGCGCTCGCTGCTCCTGCTCCCGTGGCTGCTGCCGCTGGTGGTCAGCGGCGCGGTCTGGCGGTGGATGTTCGACCAGGACCACGGCGTGCTCAACGCGGCGCTGAGGTTCGCGGGCCTCGACGCGGTGCCGTGGCTGAGCAGCACGAGCTGGGCGCTGCCCGCGGTGATCCTCACCAACATCTGGATCGGCATCCCGTTCAACCTGGTGATCCTGCACGGCGGCCTGCGGGCGATCCCGGCGTCGCTCTACGAGGCGGCGTCGCTGGACGGCGCCGGCGCGTGGCAGCGGTTCCGGCACGTCACCTGGCCGCTGCTGCGGCCGGTCACCGGGATCGTGCTGATGCTCGGGCTGGTCTACACGATCAAGGTGTTCGACGTGATCATGGTCGTCACCGGCGGCGGCCCGGCCAACGCGACCCAGACGCTCACGACGTGGTCCTACCGGCTGTCCTTCCAGGACTTCGCGTTCGGGCAGGGCGCCGCGGTCGGCAACGTCCTCATCCTGGTGGCGACGCTGTTCGGGCTGCTGTACCTGCGCTCGGCGAAGGCGACCCTGGCCGAGGCGGCGGCATGA
- a CDS encoding sugar ABC transporter substrate-binding protein, whose protein sequence is MSVARRALVLAASAAVLAACSPSPAAPSTGTGAAPASSITELDYYADEQGSAAWQKILDACAAQTGIKIQRQTVPTAQMLPKVLQGASSKTLPDLLFTDNPTLQQVAATGALTPLDGYGITTDGYYDSIVKAGTYQGKVYGVAPGVNGLALIYNKDLLTAAGIEPPKTWDELKAAAAKLTKDGKYGLAFSAIPSEEGTWQFLPFFWSNGAELSQLDSAQSVKALQFVTDLVNSGSASKSVVTWNQNDVADQFVAGNAAMMVNGSWNLARLDEQKSLHYGVVPMPVPQAGAKPVVALGGEVGTVPVTGDATQQAAGKVLSCVLSEPTMLQWSKAHAYIPSKTATAAKFGSEQPEMQAFVDEVGTARSRTAELGEKYPKVSQALADALQAALTGKQPADQALKAAQQASGS, encoded by the coding sequence ATGTCCGTAGCCCGTCGCGCCCTCGTCCTGGCCGCGAGCGCCGCGGTGCTCGCCGCGTGCAGCCCGAGCCCCGCCGCCCCCTCGACCGGGACCGGGGCCGCGCCCGCGTCGTCCATCACCGAACTCGACTACTACGCCGACGAGCAGGGTTCCGCGGCGTGGCAGAAGATCCTCGACGCCTGCGCGGCGCAGACCGGGATCAAGATCCAGCGCCAGACCGTGCCGACCGCGCAGATGCTGCCGAAGGTCCTGCAGGGCGCGAGCTCGAAGACGCTGCCGGACCTGCTCTTCACCGACAACCCGACGTTGCAGCAGGTCGCCGCGACCGGCGCGCTGACCCCGCTGGACGGCTACGGCATCACCACCGACGGCTACTACGACAGCATCGTCAAGGCCGGGACGTACCAGGGCAAGGTCTACGGCGTCGCGCCCGGCGTCAACGGGCTCGCGCTCATCTACAACAAGGACCTCCTCACCGCGGCGGGCATCGAGCCGCCGAAGACCTGGGACGAGCTGAAGGCCGCCGCGGCGAAGCTCACCAAGGACGGCAAGTACGGCCTCGCCTTCTCCGCGATCCCGTCCGAAGAGGGCACCTGGCAGTTCCTCCCGTTCTTCTGGAGCAACGGTGCCGAACTGTCCCAACTGGACTCCGCGCAGTCCGTGAAAGCGCTTCAATTCGTCACGGACCTGGTGAACTCCGGGTCGGCGTCGAAGTCCGTGGTGACATGGAACCAGAACGACGTCGCCGACCAGTTCGTCGCGGGCAACGCGGCGATGATGGTCAACGGGTCGTGGAACCTGGCCCGGCTCGACGAGCAGAAGTCCCTGCACTACGGCGTCGTCCCGATGCCGGTGCCGCAGGCGGGCGCGAAGCCGGTGGTCGCGCTCGGCGGCGAGGTCGGCACCGTGCCGGTCACCGGCGACGCGACCCAGCAGGCCGCCGGCAAGGTGCTCTCCTGCGTCCTGTCGGAGCCCACGATGCTGCAGTGGAGCAAGGCGCACGCCTACATCCCGTCGAAGACGGCCACCGCGGCCAAGTTCGGCAGCGAGCAGCCGGAGATGCAGGCGTTCGTCGACGAGGTCGGCACCGCCCGCTCCCGCACCGCCGAACTCGGCGAGAAGTACCCGAAGGTCTCGCAGGCCCTCGCCGACGCGCTGCAGGCGGCGCTCACCGGCAAGCAGCCGGCCGACCAGGCCTTGAAGGCCGCCCAGCAGGCGAGCGGTTCGTGA
- a CDS encoding LacI family DNA-binding transcriptional regulator — protein sequence MVTINDVASAAGVAPSTVSYVISGKRSISPKTRRLVEESIRKLGYHPHAGARALASSKTNVLALVVPLRTDLNVAVVMEFVASAVTAARAYDHDLLLLTKDEGPAALQRVASSAIADALMVMDVEAADPRVPMLIALDLPVVLIGVPDHPAGLSCVDLDFTAAGSACVAHLADLGHRSVALIGPSPAVYRRGTSYATRFLRGFDDGAKSRDIRATNRPCAHSYEAVSACLDDLLAADPDLTGLVVHNEAVLPGLLSDLRHRGLRVPEDISVVAVCPDSMAEHHAVALTTVAIPAEEVGAQAVEMTMRRLAGHTTPEVRLLGPRLTRRASTAAPRV from the coding sequence GTGGTCACGATCAACGACGTCGCCAGCGCGGCGGGCGTGGCCCCCAGCACGGTGTCGTACGTGATCAGCGGCAAGCGCTCGATCTCGCCGAAGACCCGGCGGCTGGTCGAGGAGAGTATCCGCAAGCTGGGCTACCACCCGCACGCCGGGGCCAGGGCGCTGGCCAGCAGCAAGACCAACGTGCTCGCCCTGGTCGTGCCGCTGCGCACGGACCTCAACGTCGCCGTCGTGATGGAGTTCGTCGCCTCGGCGGTCACCGCGGCCCGCGCGTACGACCACGACCTGCTGCTGCTCACCAAGGACGAAGGCCCCGCCGCGCTGCAGCGGGTGGCGTCGTCGGCGATCGCCGACGCGCTGATGGTGATGGACGTCGAAGCCGCCGACCCGCGGGTGCCGATGCTCATCGCGCTCGACCTGCCGGTGGTGCTCATCGGCGTCCCCGACCACCCGGCCGGCCTCAGCTGCGTCGACCTGGACTTCACCGCCGCCGGCTCGGCGTGCGTCGCGCACCTGGCCGACCTCGGCCACCGCTCGGTCGCGCTGATCGGCCCCTCCCCCGCCGTCTACCGGCGCGGCACGAGCTACGCGACGCGGTTCCTGCGCGGGTTCGACGACGGCGCGAAGAGCCGCGACATCCGGGCCACGAACCGGCCGTGCGCCCATTCCTACGAAGCGGTCAGCGCCTGCCTCGACGACCTGCTCGCCGCCGACCCGGACCTGACCGGCCTGGTCGTGCACAACGAGGCCGTGCTGCCCGGGCTGCTCTCGGACCTGCGCCACCGCGGCCTGCGGGTGCCCGAGGACATCTCCGTCGTCGCGGTGTGCCCGGACAGCATGGCCGAGCACCACGCCGTCGCGCTCACGACGGTCGCCATCCCGGCCGAAGAGGTCGGGGCCCAGGCCGTCGAAATGACCATGCGCCGGCTCGCCGGCCACACCACGCCCGAGGTGCGGCTGCTCGGGCCCCGCCTGACCCGGCGCGCCAGCACCGCCGCCCCCCGCGTCTGA
- a CDS encoding glycoside hydrolase family 3 protein — translation MRQSPLRRALVPVVAATLLLAPAPALAAPPPPFRDPALPLATRIDDLLSRLTADEKISLLHQYEPAIPRLGIGVFKTGTEALHGVAWSTDYDDNGAVVKADGTVFPQAVGLASTWDPALVKQVGTAVGQEARGFNAENPTLWGLNLWAPVVNLLRDPRWGRNEEGYSEDPYLTGQLATAYGHGIQGDDPRYLQAAPTLKHYLAYNNEINRDTSNSSVPPKILHDYDEQAFKIPLQAGAANAVMPSYNLVNGRPNTVSPDLGGLLRKWAPQDIAVVSDAGAPSNLVNSEKYYATKAEADAAALKAGLDSFTDNDTNGSITVEAVKEALARGLLTMADVEKADRHLLSLRFRLGEFDPPGRNPYAKITPAVINSPEHQALARKVADEQVVLLRDNANALPLDAKNKKVAVVGPLSDTLYEDWYSGSMPYRVTPKQGIEERLGAPVASSEGVDRIALKDLATGRYLTAPAAPGKVTAGGTTAGTAESFDVFDWGAGKNTLRAAANGKYLSYSGGALADDADQPSGWFVQQQLKLDPQPDGSYVLEYAGNEVTEPWFGPNRYAVVGADGALTISAPDAAHATKFGREVLRSGVSDAVDAARGADTAVVVVGSMPFINGREANDRTSTELAPAQRALIEAVQKANPHTVVVVENSYPTTGWDTLSVPGIVWTSHAGQETGHAVADVLFGDHDPSGRLTQTWYASDAGLPSILDYDIAKTGMTYQYYRGKPLYPFGYGLSYTSFRYGSVRASRVGGSVRVSVDVTNTGARSGTDVVQLYSKDSGVQRLRDFSRVTLQPHETRTVRFEVPIADLASWDVSRGRSVVAQGTYDFSVGRNASDLSAAQPVFVPGERAEPRDLSRPTQAQNFDDYSGTTLTDTSKTAGTSVAAAPGSWLAYHDVALTGPARFTASVSTVESSHVTIHVDSPTGPVLGTAAVPSTGDRYAYTTVSAALAKATGRHDVYLTFDGPVNLATFSLR, via the coding sequence GTGCGCCAGTCCCCGCTCCGCCGCGCCCTCGTCCCGGTGGTGGCCGCCACCCTGCTGCTGGCGCCCGCGCCGGCGCTCGCGGCACCCCCGCCGCCGTTCCGCGACCCGGCGCTGCCCCTGGCCACCCGGATCGACGACCTGCTGTCCCGGCTGACGGCCGACGAGAAGATCTCGCTGCTGCACCAGTACGAGCCGGCCATCCCGCGGCTGGGCATCGGGGTGTTCAAGACCGGCACCGAAGCGCTCCACGGCGTCGCCTGGTCGACCGACTACGACGACAACGGGGCGGTGGTGAAGGCCGACGGCACGGTGTTCCCGCAGGCGGTCGGCCTGGCTTCGACGTGGGACCCGGCGCTGGTCAAGCAGGTCGGCACGGCCGTCGGCCAGGAGGCGCGCGGGTTCAACGCCGAGAACCCGACGCTGTGGGGGCTGAACCTCTGGGCGCCGGTGGTCAACCTGCTGCGCGACCCGCGGTGGGGCCGCAACGAGGAGGGCTACTCCGAGGACCCGTACCTCACCGGGCAGCTCGCGACCGCCTACGGCCACGGCATCCAGGGCGACGACCCGCGCTACCTGCAGGCCGCCCCGACGCTGAAGCACTACCTCGCCTACAACAACGAGATCAACCGCGACACCAGCAACTCCTCCGTGCCGCCCAAGATCCTGCACGACTACGACGAGCAGGCGTTCAAGATCCCGCTGCAGGCCGGGGCGGCCAATGCCGTGATGCCGTCGTACAACCTGGTCAACGGGCGGCCGAACACCGTGAGCCCGGACCTCGGCGGCCTGCTGCGGAAGTGGGCGCCGCAGGACATCGCCGTCGTGAGCGACGCCGGTGCCCCGTCGAACCTCGTCAACTCGGAGAAGTACTACGCCACCAAGGCGGAGGCGGACGCGGCGGCGCTCAAGGCCGGGCTCGACAGCTTCACCGACAACGACACCAACGGCTCGATCACCGTCGAGGCCGTCAAAGAAGCGCTCGCGCGCGGGCTGCTGACCATGGCCGACGTCGAAAAGGCCGATCGGCACCTGCTGTCGCTGCGCTTCCGGCTCGGCGAGTTCGACCCGCCGGGCCGCAACCCGTACGCGAAGATCACCCCGGCGGTCATCAACTCGCCGGAGCACCAGGCGCTCGCCCGGAAGGTGGCCGACGAGCAGGTCGTCCTGCTGCGCGACAACGCCAACGCGCTCCCGCTCGACGCGAAGAACAAGAAGGTCGCCGTCGTCGGCCCGCTGTCCGACACGCTGTACGAGGACTGGTACAGCGGCTCGATGCCGTACCGCGTGACGCCGAAGCAGGGCATCGAGGAACGGCTGGGAGCCCCGGTGGCGTCGTCCGAAGGCGTGGACCGGATCGCTCTCAAGGACCTCGCCACCGGCCGCTACCTGACGGCGCCGGCCGCCCCGGGGAAGGTGACCGCGGGCGGGACCACGGCGGGCACGGCGGAATCCTTCGACGTCTTCGACTGGGGCGCGGGCAAGAACACCCTGCGCGCGGCGGCGAACGGCAAGTACTTGAGCTACTCCGGTGGCGCGCTGGCCGACGACGCCGACCAGCCTTCCGGGTGGTTCGTGCAGCAGCAGCTCAAGCTCGACCCGCAGCCCGACGGCAGTTACGTGCTCGAATACGCGGGCAACGAGGTCACCGAGCCGTGGTTCGGCCCGAACCGCTACGCCGTCGTCGGCGCGGACGGGGCCCTGACGATCTCCGCCCCGGACGCGGCGCACGCGACGAAGTTCGGCCGCGAGGTGCTGCGCAGCGGCGTTTCCGACGCGGTCGACGCGGCGCGGGGCGCGGACACGGCGGTCGTCGTGGTCGGCAGCATGCCGTTCATCAACGGCCGCGAGGCGAACGACCGGACGAGCACGGAACTGGCTCCGGCGCAGCGCGCGTTGATCGAGGCCGTGCAGAAGGCGAACCCGCACACCGTGGTCGTGGTGGAGAACAGCTACCCGACGACCGGCTGGGACACGCTGTCCGTGCCGGGAATCGTGTGGACGAGCCACGCGGGGCAGGAGACCGGGCACGCGGTCGCGGACGTGCTGTTCGGCGACCACGACCCGAGCGGGCGGCTCACCCAGACCTGGTACGCCTCCGACGCGGGGCTGCCGAGCATCCTCGACTACGACATCGCGAAGACCGGGATGACGTACCAGTACTACCGCGGGAAGCCGTTGTACCCCTTCGGATACGGGCTGAGCTACACGAGCTTCCGCTACGGCTCGGTGCGTGCGTCCCGGGTCGGCGGCTCGGTGCGGGTGAGCGTCGACGTGACGAACACCGGGGCTCGCTCCGGGACCGACGTCGTCCAGCTCTACTCGAAGGACTCCGGCGTCCAGCGGCTGCGGGACTTCTCCCGCGTGACGCTGCAGCCGCACGAGACCCGGACGGTCCGGTTCGAGGTGCCGATCGCGGACCTGGCTTCGTGGGACGTCTCGCGCGGCCGGTCGGTGGTGGCGCAGGGGACGTACGACTTCTCGGTGGGCCGCAACGCCTCCGACCTCTCCGCGGCGCAGCCGGTCTTCGTGCCGGGGGAGCGGGCCGAGCCGCGCGACCTGAGCCGTCCGACGCAGGCACAGAACTTCGACGACTACTCCGGGACGACGTTGACGGACACGTCGAAGACGGCGGGCACGTCGGTCGCGGCGGCCCCCGGAAGCTGGCTGGCCTACCACGACGTCGCCTTGACCGGCCCCGCGCGGTTCACGGCGTCGGTGTCCACAGTGGAGTCGTCGCACGTCACGATCCACGTGGACTCGCCGACCGGCCCGGTTCTGGGCACGGCCGCGGTGCCGTCCACCGGGGACCGGTACGCGTACACCACGGTGAGCGCGGCACTCGCGAAGGCGACCGGCCGCCACGACGTCTACCTGACCTTCGACGGGCCGGTGAACCTGGCGACGTTCTCCCTGCGGTGA
- a CDS encoding SAM-dependent methyltransferase, producing the protein MTGEPSWVPPEIDTTVPNPARVYDFWLDGDHNFAADRALGEQILEIMPGVRDAARLNRAFLRRAAKFMVGSGVRQFLDIGSGIPTVGNLHEIVQQADPSCRVVYVDREPVAVAHSELLLQGNDDCVVLQADLRDVNDVFDGAGKLLDLDEPIGVFMLLLLHFVPDSWDPANILARYRDRLAAGSFLAVTHVAADSESERLDEAVEVYKSNQDQQNQPVPRTHDEVLAFFDGFEVVDPGVVGCAMWKPEGAGDMSDDPAINALPYAGVGRKP; encoded by the coding sequence GTGACCGGGGAGCCGAGCTGGGTACCGCCGGAGATCGACACCACGGTGCCGAACCCGGCGCGGGTGTACGACTTCTGGCTCGACGGCGACCACAACTTCGCCGCCGACCGGGCTCTCGGGGAGCAGATCCTCGAGATCATGCCGGGCGTGCGCGACGCGGCCCGCCTCAACCGCGCGTTCCTGCGCCGTGCCGCGAAGTTCATGGTCGGCTCCGGCGTCCGGCAGTTCCTCGACATCGGCTCGGGCATTCCGACCGTGGGGAACCTGCACGAGATCGTCCAGCAGGCCGACCCGTCGTGCCGGGTGGTGTACGTCGACCGCGAGCCGGTGGCCGTGGCGCACAGCGAACTGCTGCTGCAGGGCAACGACGACTGCGTGGTGCTGCAGGCCGACCTGCGCGACGTCAACGACGTCTTCGACGGTGCCGGCAAGCTGCTGGACCTCGACGAGCCGATCGGAGTGTTCATGTTGCTGCTGCTGCACTTCGTCCCGGACTCGTGGGACCCGGCGAACATCCTCGCCCGCTACCGCGACCGGCTGGCCGCGGGCAGCTTCCTGGCCGTCACGCACGTCGCGGCGGACTCCGAGTCCGAGCGCCTCGACGAAGCCGTCGAGGTGTACAAGAGCAACCAGGACCAGCAGAACCAGCCGGTCCCCCGCACGCACGACGAGGTCCTCGCCTTCTTCGACGGCTTCGAGGTGGTCGACCCCGGCGTGGTCGGCTGCGCGATGTGGAAGCCCGAGGGCGCCGGCGACATGTCCGACGACCCGGCGATCAACGCGCTGCCCTACGCCGGGGTCGGCCGGAAGCCCTAG
- a CDS encoding cytochrome P450, which produces MPNPRRVPGRWPVLGHTPSLLRDPLKLFTSLPAYGDVVELRLGPLPVHVVTTPELAWRVLATDADKFDKGLVFDKMRPLFGDGLATSNGELNRRQRRLVMPAFGRTRIAGYAETTMTKLAEELVSSWQPGDVVEVDKRMQDLVLTIAGQTLFSTALGDEALAEIRRSIPIMLKYVLIRAFSPRFVERLPIPPNRKFDAAAARLRDVIGETVVAARKEGVDHGDLLSMLLLARDEDTGDGMSDRQVHDEVVTILTTGAETTAVALAWFFHELGQHPEVERRFHAEVDEVLGGKPARFEDLPDLVYTNQIVDEIVRRTPPLILMRRAREDVELGGVGIPAGSEVAVSQHTLHRDPRWFLEPERFDPDRWAPGHTTELPKGAYIPFGAGARLCPGHVFAPTEIGIVAATIGARWRLVPVPGKKVRAQLKATMQPNRLPMTVVPRT; this is translated from the coding sequence ATGCCGAACCCGCGTCGCGTGCCCGGCCGGTGGCCCGTGCTCGGGCACACGCCGTCGCTGCTGCGCGACCCGCTGAAGCTCTTCACTTCCCTTCCGGCGTACGGAGATGTCGTCGAACTCCGCCTCGGGCCGCTGCCGGTGCACGTGGTCACCACGCCCGAGCTGGCCTGGCGGGTGCTCGCCACCGACGCCGACAAGTTCGACAAGGGCCTGGTCTTCGACAAGATGCGCCCGCTCTTCGGCGACGGCCTGGCCACCTCGAACGGCGAGCTCAACCGCCGTCAGCGCCGCCTGGTCATGCCCGCCTTCGGCCGCACGCGGATCGCGGGCTACGCCGAGACGACGATGACGAAGCTGGCCGAGGAGCTGGTGAGCTCGTGGCAGCCGGGCGATGTCGTCGAGGTCGACAAGCGGATGCAGGACCTGGTGCTGACCATCGCCGGGCAGACGCTCTTCTCGACCGCCCTCGGCGACGAAGCCCTGGCGGAGATCCGGCGCTCGATCCCGATCATGCTCAAGTACGTGCTGATCCGGGCGTTCTCGCCGAGGTTCGTGGAGAGGCTGCCCATTCCGCCGAACCGCAAGTTCGACGCCGCGGCCGCGCGCCTGCGCGACGTGATCGGCGAAACCGTCGTCGCCGCCCGGAAAGAGGGGGTCGACCACGGCGACCTGCTGTCGATGCTGCTGCTCGCCCGCGACGAGGACACCGGCGATGGCATGTCCGACCGGCAGGTGCACGACGAGGTCGTCACGATCCTCACCACCGGCGCCGAGACCACCGCCGTCGCGCTGGCCTGGTTCTTCCACGAGCTGGGGCAGCACCCGGAGGTCGAACGGCGTTTCCACGCCGAGGTCGACGAGGTCCTCGGCGGCAAGCCCGCGCGGTTCGAGGACCTGCCGGACCTGGTGTACACGAACCAGATCGTCGACGAGATCGTCCGCCGGACCCCGCCGTTGATCCTCATGCGCCGCGCCCGGGAGGACGTCGAGCTCGGCGGCGTCGGGATCCCGGCGGGCAGCGAGGTCGCGGTCAGCCAGCACACCCTGCACCGGGATCCGCGCTGGTTCCTCGAGCCGGAGCGCTTCGACCCGGACCGCTGGGCGCCCGGTCACACCACGGAACTGCCGAAGGGCGCCTACATCCCGTTCGGCGCCGGGGCGCGGCTGTGCCCGGGGCACGTCTTCGCGCCGACGGAGATCGGCATCGTCGCCGCCACCATCGGGGCGCGGTGGCGGCTGGTTCCCGTGCCGGGCAAGAAGGTCCGGGCGCAGCTCAAGGCCACGATGCAGCCGAACCGGCTGCCGATGACGGTCGTGCCGCGGACCTGA
- a CDS encoding alpha/beta hydrolase encodes MKLPLKLTSALFACGVLLASLTAAMPAEAAAISCADTDLPVSGPGLPPLVPGAPAIVHGRLCLPAGAGSATAVPDTVQLLVHGGTYNSAYWDLPYEPERYSYQRDMAAHGYATFAADQLGAGQSSHPLSLPLSVWAAAESMHEVVGHLRAGHVGGVPFAKVVIVGHSVGSGVVAVEASTYHDVDGVVLTGITHLPALPALALGAALGLQPAPLDGRLGSLGSDPLYFTTKPGARAGLFYAAGDSDPGVIAADEATKDQVSVPGMGTVALFGIVLPATKGISVPVFQVVGEKDVLFCGPLALRDCSDAGVLRTQEAPYYADPSKLSMYVLPGAGHSVALHENAADYRDATRSWLRDCLAIAPQGYHSIG; translated from the coding sequence GTGAAGCTGCCGCTCAAGCTGACATCGGCGTTGTTCGCCTGCGGTGTCCTGCTCGCCTCGCTGACCGCCGCGATGCCCGCCGAGGCGGCCGCGATCTCCTGCGCCGACACGGATCTGCCGGTCAGCGGCCCGGGCCTGCCGCCGCTGGTGCCGGGCGCGCCGGCCATCGTGCACGGCAGGCTGTGCCTGCCCGCCGGGGCCGGGTCGGCCACCGCTGTGCCGGACACCGTCCAGCTGCTCGTGCACGGTGGCACGTACAACAGCGCGTACTGGGACCTGCCCTACGAGCCCGAGCGCTACTCCTACCAGCGCGACATGGCCGCGCACGGCTACGCGACGTTCGCCGCCGACCAGCTCGGCGCCGGGCAGAGCAGTCACCCGCTGAGCCTGCCGCTGTCGGTCTGGGCGGCGGCCGAGTCGATGCACGAGGTCGTCGGCCACCTGCGCGCCGGGCACGTCGGCGGCGTGCCGTTCGCGAAGGTCGTCATCGTCGGGCACTCGGTCGGGTCGGGCGTCGTCGCGGTCGAGGCGTCGACCTACCACGACGTCGACGGCGTGGTCCTCACCGGCATCACGCACCTGCCCGCGCTCCCGGCGCTGGCGCTCGGCGCGGCGCTCGGCCTGCAACCCGCCCCGCTCGACGGCCGGCTCGGCAGCCTGGGCAGCGACCCGCTGTACTTCACGACGAAACCGGGTGCGCGGGCCGGGCTGTTCTACGCCGCGGGTGATTCCGACCCCGGCGTGATCGCCGCCGACGAAGCGACCAAAGATCAGGTTTCGGTGCCCGGCATGGGCACGGTCGCGCTGTTCGGGATCGTGTTGCCGGCGACGAAGGGAATTTCCGTACCGGTTTTCCAGGTGGTGGGGGAAAAGGACGTTCTTTTCTGCGGCCCGCTCGCCCTGCGTGACTGTTCGGACGCAGGCGTGCTGCGCACGCAGGAGGCACCGTATTACGCCGATCCGTCGAAGCTGTCGATGTACGTCCTCCCGGGTGCCGGTCATTCCGTTGCGTTGCACGAAAACGCGGCGGACTACCGGGACGCCACCCGGTCGTGGCTGCGGGATTGCCTGGCGATCGCTCCGCAGGGTTATCACTCGATTGGATGA